A single window of Melospiza georgiana isolate bMelGeo1 chromosome 19, bMelGeo1.pri, whole genome shotgun sequence DNA harbors:
- the LOC131091344 gene encoding neuferricin: protein MWRGAAAALLGLAAACLLRRGFEPRARLLSAAELRRYRGAPGEPGLYLALLGRVFNVERGRKHYGPGGAYSGFAGRDATRAFASGDFSPAGLVDSVSGLSPAELLSIHSWLSFYRDNYEPVGKLVGRFYDENGAPTAALREVEAAIEEALKLQAESDQQQQQFPPCNSEWSSAKGTRFWCSRESGGVPRGWAGVPRRLHRPGSQGAPCVCVRSSGPPWGQPGSSQHRDRGDLDDPRLQQYEGCHPLAEQCVLPTG from the exons ATGTGGCGGGGCGCGGCCGCGGCGCTGCTGGGCCTGGCCGCCGCCTGCCTCCTGCGCCGCGGGTTcgagccccgcgcccgcctGCTCAGCGCCGCCGAGCTGCGCCGCTACCGGGGGGCGCCGGGCGAGCCCGGGCTCTACCTCGCCCTGCTGGGACGGGTGTTCAATGTGGAGCGGGGCCGCAAGCACTACGGGCCCGGCGGCGCGTACAGCGGGTTCGCAG GCAGAGATGCCACCCGAGCGTTTGCCAGCGGCGATTTCAGCCCGGCGGGGCTGGTGGACTCCGTGTCGGGGCTGTCCCCCGcggagctgctctccatccacAGCTGGCTGAGCTTCTACAGAGACAACTACGAGCCCGTGG GGAAGCTGGTGGGCAGATTCTACGATGAAAATGGGGCACCGACAGCAGCCCTGAGGGAGGTGGAGGCTGCCATTGAGGAAGCTCTCAAGCTGCAGGCAGAAAgtgatcagcagcagcagcagttcccaCCCTGCAACTCTGAGTGGAGCTCTGCTAAAGGCACCCGCTTCTGGTGCTCCAGAGAGAG CGGGGGCGTGCCCAGAGGCTGGGCCGGGGTCCCGCGGAGGCTGCACCGCCCCGGCTCGCAGGGCGCTCCCTGCGTGTGCGTCCGGAGCTCGGGGCCGCCCTggggccagcctggctcctcCCAGCACCGCGACAGAGGCGACCTGGATGACCCTCGGCTGCAGCAATACGAGGGCTGCCATCCCCTGGCCGAGCAGTGCGTGCTGCCCACGGGCTGA